Proteins co-encoded in one Haloarcula pelagica genomic window:
- the nuoK gene encoding NADH-quinone oxidoreductase subunit NuoK, whose product MIPVQAYLLLSAAVFCIGLFGILTRRNALVFLMSVELMLNAANINFVAFSLQHGNISGQVFSLFTMAIAAAEVAVGIGIILVLYRNFSDIDVTKATTMRW is encoded by the coding sequence ATGATCCCGGTCCAGGCGTACCTCCTGCTGTCGGCGGCCGTGTTCTGTATCGGCCTGTTCGGTATCCTGACTCGGCGGAACGCGCTCGTCTTCCTGATGTCCGTGGAACTGATGCTGAACGCGGCGAACATCAACTTCGTCGCGTTCTCGCTCCAGCACGGCAACATCTCGGGCCAGGTGTTCTCGCTGTTCACGATGGCGATCGCCGCGGCAGAGGTGGCTGTCGGAATCGGCATCATCCTCGTCCTGTACCGGAACTTCAGTGATATCGACGTGACGAAGGCGACGACGATGAGGTGGTAA
- the nuoL gene encoding NADH-quinone oxidoreductase subunit L, translating into MAAFTYAPAIVLLPFVSFLVALFAGDRMPKGGALAGITATGGSLLLSIWVALTVGGFTGSSTSYNEFIYTWVAGVESIQLRFGLLIDPLSALMLLIVCLIAFLVHIFSLGYMNDEGETGLPRYYAGLGLFTASMLGFVVANNLLMAFMFFELVGLCSYLLIGFWFREDGPPSAAKKAFLVTRFGDYFFLIGVVGIFATFGTGLFAPITQNGEIVAQSFPALAEHAIVDGETGPISMLDTVGLGPQAWFTVLGLLVLGGVIGKSAQFPLHTWLPDAMEGPTPVSALIHAATMVAAGVYLVARMYGFYAISPTALAVIALIGGFTALFAATMGLVKQEIKQVLAYSTISQYGYMMLALGSGGYIAAVFHLTTHAVFKALLFLGAGSVIIAMHHNENMWDMGGLKDRMPVTYWTFLSGSLALAGIVPFAGFWSKDEVLYEALIHGFGSEGGLGTAYLLAYAMGLLAVFFTGFYTFRMVYLTFHGNARSDTARDPEPVHWNVKGPLAVLGVLAATVGFINMKPVAELTGAHIDFLHAWLHGPDEGGWPAQLGTGLVRYEELLHDIGGVAAGYPLGETPTLLASAGVSLGLALAGVGVATALYRGPDPVEHTDKLGGLKTLLMHNYYQDEYQVWLATGFTYPLARAMDKFDQGVVDGVVNGISSVSLFSGSRIRRIQSGVVSNYAALLTLGLVLLLGFFGVVGGWF; encoded by the coding sequence ATGGCTGCATTCACATACGCTCCGGCGATCGTCCTCCTGCCGTTCGTATCGTTCCTCGTCGCGCTGTTTGCCGGCGACCGGATGCCAAAGGGCGGCGCACTGGCTGGCATCACCGCGACGGGCGGATCGCTGCTGCTCTCGATCTGGGTGGCCCTGACCGTTGGGGGCTTCACCGGGAGTAGTACGTCCTACAACGAGTTCATCTACACGTGGGTCGCGGGCGTCGAGTCGATCCAGCTTCGCTTCGGACTGTTGATCGACCCGCTGTCCGCACTCATGCTGTTGATCGTCTGTCTGATCGCGTTCCTCGTCCACATCTTCTCGCTCGGGTACATGAACGACGAGGGCGAGACGGGCCTGCCCCGCTACTACGCTGGCCTCGGACTGTTCACGGCGAGCATGCTCGGGTTCGTCGTCGCCAACAACCTGCTGATGGCGTTCATGTTCTTCGAACTGGTGGGCCTGTGTTCGTACCTGCTCATCGGCTTCTGGTTCCGCGAGGACGGCCCGCCGTCGGCCGCGAAGAAGGCGTTCCTGGTCACCCGCTTCGGTGACTACTTCTTCCTCATCGGTGTCGTCGGGATCTTCGCGACGTTCGGGACCGGCCTCTTCGCCCCGATTACCCAGAACGGCGAGATCGTGGCACAGAGCTTCCCGGCGCTGGCCGAACACGCCATCGTCGACGGCGAGACCGGCCCCATCTCGATGCTCGACACCGTCGGACTCGGCCCGCAGGCCTGGTTCACGGTGCTTGGCCTGCTCGTGCTGGGCGGTGTCATCGGGAAGTCCGCGCAGTTCCCGCTGCACACGTGGCTGCCCGACGCGATGGAAGGCCCGACCCCGGTTTCGGCGCTCATCCACGCGGCGACGATGGTCGCGGCCGGTGTCTACCTGGTCGCACGGATGTACGGCTTCTACGCTATCTCGCCGACGGCGCTCGCAGTCATCGCGCTGATCGGTGGCTTCACCGCGCTGTTCGCGGCGACGATGGGCCTCGTGAAACAGGAGATCAAGCAGGTCCTCGCGTACTCGACGATCTCACAGTACGGCTACATGATGCTCGCGCTGGGCTCCGGTGGGTACATCGCCGCCGTCTTCCACCTCACGACCCACGCCGTCTTCAAGGCCCTGCTGTTCCTGGGTGCCGGGTCGGTCATCATCGCCATGCACCACAACGAGAACATGTGGGACATGGGCGGCCTGAAAGACCGGATGCCCGTGACCTACTGGACGTTCCTCTCGGGGTCGCTGGCGCTTGCCGGTATCGTCCCCTTCGCCGGCTTCTGGTCGAAAGACGAAGTGCTGTACGAGGCGCTCATCCACGGCTTCGGTAGTGAAGGCGGTCTCGGGACGGCCTACCTCCTCGCGTACGCGATGGGACTCCTGGCCGTCTTCTTCACCGGCTTCTACACCTTCCGGATGGTCTACCTGACCTTCCACGGGAACGCACGCAGCGACACCGCGCGTGACCCCGAACCGGTTCACTGGAACGTCAAAGGACCGCTGGCGGTGCTTGGCGTGCTGGCCGCGACGGTCGGGTTCATCAACATGAAGCCCGTCGCGGAGCTGACCGGCGCACACATCGACTTCCTGCACGCGTGGCTCCACGGCCCCGACGAGGGCGGCTGGCCGGCCCAACTCGGGACCGGACTGGTCCGCTACGAGGAACTGCTCCACGACATCGGCGGCGTCGCCGCCGGCTACCCGCTGGGCGAGACGCCGACGCTGCTCGCGTCGGCGGGCGTCTCGCTCGGCCTCGCGCTCGCCGGTGTCGGCGTCGCGACCGCGCTGTATCGCGGCCCGGACCCGGTCGAGCACACGGACAAACTGGGCGGTCTGAAGACGCTACTCATGCACAACTACTATCAGGACGAGTATCAGGTGTGGCTCGCGACCGGGTTCACCTACCCGCTGGCTCGCGCGATGGACAAGTTCGACCAGGGTGTCGTCGACGGCGTCGTCAACGGCATCTCCAGTGTCAGTCTCTTCTCTGGCAGCCGCATCCGTCGGATCCAGTCCGGCGTGGTCAGCAACTACGCCGCGCTCCTGACGCTGGGGCTCGTCCTCTTGCTTGGCTTCTTCGGCGTCGTGGGAGGGTGGTTCTGA
- a CDS encoding complex I subunit 4 family protein, whose translation MWVAALLAVTLLGTGLVLLSPDRYAGKLAAGISVVPAAATVYMYWVYLTQHQGAGNALLSPGDVAFSQQLPWMELGGFQIAYYVGLDGVSMPLLTLTTILTTLAIVSAWTPIDERQSQFYGLMLLMEASLIGVFTALDFFLWFVFWEGVLIPMYLLIGIWGGPRRKYAAIKFFVYTNVASLIMFTGLFALIFSTDLTSLALPAMAEAFRSATGLPEIAGVGLATVSFVLMFFGFAVKVPVFPLHTWLPDAHVEAPTPVSVMLAGVLLKMGTYALLRFNFTMLAETARALAIPLAIVGVVSVIYGAMLALAQRDLKRIVAYSSISSMGYVILGLVAFTPHGMGGATFQMVAHGLISGLMFMCVGVIYNTTHTRMVGDMSGLADRMPRTIAVFVAAAFGYMGLPLMAGFAAEFLIFQGAFDAPTLGGAAPILTSAAMFGIVVVAGYLLWAMQRTLFGEFELGTDYEVTPAAFHDVAPLVVLLLLVIVLGVAPDLSYQMIQNSLVSLVGGGA comes from the coding sequence ATGTGGGTCGCTGCCCTGCTCGCGGTGACGCTGCTGGGAACCGGTCTGGTGCTCCTGTCGCCGGACCGGTACGCCGGCAAGCTCGCGGCCGGTATCAGTGTCGTCCCGGCCGCCGCGACGGTGTACATGTACTGGGTGTACCTGACCCAACACCAGGGCGCGGGCAACGCCTTGCTCTCGCCCGGTGACGTGGCCTTCAGCCAGCAGCTCCCGTGGATGGAGCTGGGCGGGTTCCAGATCGCGTACTACGTCGGGCTGGACGGCGTCAGTATGCCGTTGCTCACGCTGACGACCATCCTGACCACGCTCGCGATCGTCTCCGCGTGGACGCCCATCGACGAGCGCCAGTCGCAGTTCTACGGACTGATGCTCCTGATGGAGGCGAGCCTCATCGGCGTGTTCACGGCGCTCGACTTCTTCCTCTGGTTCGTCTTCTGGGAGGGCGTGCTCATCCCGATGTACCTGCTGATCGGCATCTGGGGCGGCCCCCGGCGCAAGTACGCCGCGATCAAGTTCTTCGTCTACACGAACGTGGCCTCGCTGATCATGTTCACCGGGCTGTTCGCCCTGATCTTCAGCACTGATCTGACCTCGCTGGCCCTGCCGGCGATGGCCGAGGCCTTCCGGTCGGCGACGGGACTGCCCGAGATCGCCGGCGTCGGACTGGCGACGGTCTCTTTCGTCCTGATGTTCTTCGGCTTCGCGGTGAAGGTACCCGTCTTCCCGCTGCACACGTGGCTGCCCGACGCCCACGTCGAGGCACCGACGCCGGTGTCGGTGATGCTTGCCGGCGTCCTCCTGAAGATGGGGACCTACGCACTGCTGCGGTTCAACTTCACGATGCTCGCCGAGACCGCACGCGCGCTCGCGATCCCGCTCGCGATCGTCGGCGTCGTCAGCGTCATCTACGGTGCGATGCTCGCGCTGGCACAGCGTGACCTCAAGCGGATCGTCGCGTACTCCTCGATCTCGTCGATGGGGTACGTCATCCTGGGACTCGTGGCCTTCACCCCCCACGGGATGGGCGGGGCGACCTTCCAGATGGTCGCCCACGGGCTCATCTCCGGGCTGATGTTCATGTGTGTCGGCGTCATCTACAACACGACCCACACGCGCATGGTCGGCGACATGTCCGGGCTGGCCGATCGGATGCCCCGGACGATCGCCGTCTTCGTGGCGGCCGCCTTCGGCTACATGGGGCTGCCGCTGATGGCCGGGTTCGCCGCCGAGTTCCTCATCTTCCAGGGCGCGTTCGACGCGCCGACCCTGGGCGGCGCGGCACCGATCCTGACCAGCGCGGCGATGTTCGGCATCGTCGTCGTCGCCGGCTACCTGCTGTGGGCGATGCAACGCACCCTGTTCGGTGAGTTCGAACTCGGCACCGACTACGAGGTGACGCCGGCGGCGTTCCACGACGTTGCGCCGCTCGTGGTGTTGCTCCTGTTGGTCATCGTGCTGGGTGTCGCCCCCGACCTCTCGTACCAGATGATCCAAAACTCCCTTGTCTCCCTCGTCGGAGGTGGTGCATAG
- a CDS encoding NADH-quinone oxidoreductase subunit N produces MVHQLPPWAGLAPAFALGVAALLLFLVDSVDPDTTNTEVLGGISVLGGLSSLALAVWFIVGGTGIPESQGGQGTPVLFNGQLVVDQMALFFMVIVASVTALVALASYDYVAEHSYQAEFYGLVLLAATGMSVLSAANSLATAFVALELISLPSYALVAFLKKNKGSVEASLKYFLIGAVSSAVLAYGISLVYAATGVFRFDGVAAAIESGVVQTVVEGSVQAQSGSPEVPMSILGVGILLIIGGIAFKTAAVPFHFWAPEAYEGAPAPVSAFLSSASKAAGFVLAFRAFAVAFPIESLIGGSVQALNWVVAFQILAIATMFVGNFAAATQETVKRMMAYSSVGHAGYVLIGLAALSSTGEGLSFSMSAGMAHLLVYGFMNTGAFLFIALAEYWGVGRRFEDYNGLGQQAPLACAAMTVFLFSLAGLPIGGGFFSKFYLLEATVNVGAYSLAAALIINSALSLFYYSRVVKAMWIEEPTGERTIESYPMGLYTAIIAAAVVTVLLVPGFTAVSDLASQAVAFL; encoded by the coding sequence ATGGTCCACCAGCTACCCCCGTGGGCAGGCCTCGCGCCAGCGTTCGCACTCGGTGTTGCGGCACTACTGCTCTTCCTGGTCGACAGCGTCGACCCGGACACGACAAACACCGAGGTCCTCGGCGGGATCTCCGTCCTCGGCGGGCTGTCGTCGCTGGCACTGGCAGTCTGGTTCATCGTCGGCGGGACCGGCATCCCCGAGAGTCAGGGTGGTCAGGGGACGCCGGTCCTGTTCAACGGTCAGTTGGTCGTCGACCAGATGGCCCTGTTCTTCATGGTCATCGTCGCAAGCGTCACGGCACTCGTGGCGCTCGCGAGTTACGACTACGTCGCCGAGCACAGCTACCAGGCCGAGTTCTACGGGCTCGTCCTGCTTGCCGCGACCGGTATGTCGGTGCTGAGCGCGGCCAACAGTCTGGCGACGGCGTTCGTCGCGCTGGAACTCATCTCGCTGCCCTCGTACGCGCTCGTCGCGTTCCTCAAGAAGAACAAGGGCAGCGTCGAAGCGAGTCTGAAGTACTTCCTCATCGGCGCGGTCTCCTCGGCGGTGCTGGCGTACGGCATCTCCCTGGTCTACGCGGCGACGGGCGTGTTCCGCTTCGACGGCGTCGCGGCCGCGATCGAAAGCGGCGTCGTCCAGACCGTCGTCGAAGGGAGCGTCCAGGCACAGAGCGGGAGTCCCGAAGTCCCGATGTCGATCCTGGGCGTGGGCATCCTCCTGATCATCGGTGGGATCGCGTTCAAGACTGCCGCGGTGCCGTTCCACTTCTGGGCACCCGAGGCATACGAGGGCGCACCCGCCCCGGTCTCGGCGTTCCTCTCGTCGGCATCGAAGGCGGCCGGCTTCGTCCTGGCGTTCCGTGCCTTCGCCGTCGCCTTCCCGATCGAGTCGCTGATCGGGGGGTCGGTCCAGGCGCTCAACTGGGTCGTCGCCTTCCAGATCCTGGCGATCGCGACGATGTTCGTCGGGAACTTCGCCGCGGCAACCCAGGAGACGGTCAAGCGGATGATGGCCTACTCCAGTGTCGGCCACGCCGGCTACGTGCTGATCGGGCTGGCCGCGCTGTCTTCCACGGGTGAAGGGCTCTCGTTCAGTATGAGCGCGGGGATGGCCCACCTGCTCGTCTACGGCTTCATGAACACCGGCGCGTTCCTGTTCATCGCGCTGGCCGAGTACTGGGGCGTCGGCCGGCGCTTCGAGGACTACAACGGTCTCGGTCAGCAGGCACCGCTTGCCTGTGCGGCGATGACGGTGTTCCTGTTCAGCCTGGCCGGCCTGCCGATCGGCGGCGGGTTCTTCTCGAAGTTCTACCTGCTCGAAGCGACCGTCAACGTCGGTGCCTACTCGCTCGCGGCCGCGCTCATCATCAACAGCGCGCTGTCGCTGTTCTACTACTCGCGGGTGGTCAAGGCCATGTGGATCGAGGAACCGACCGGCGAGCGCACCATCGAGTCGTACCCGATGGGGCTGTACACCGCGATCATCGCCGCGGCCGTCGTGACGGTGTTGCTCGTGCCCGGCTTCACGGCCGTCTCGGACCTGGCCTCGCAGGCCGTCGCGTTCCTCTAA
- a CDS encoding MBL fold metallo-hydrolase, which yields MFTRISIPTPFQIGAVNAYIAGRTVVDPGPDSEEAWSRLLEALEARGLAPGDIEQVLVTHPHPDHFGLAKRFRTAGANVLASVDAEPIMAEFAARLEYEQSYFVDFFERCGTSRETAETVTQLPEAFLAYAQSVEADRTLAAGDTVTVDDEPLTVDTVAGHSVGEILFSYDTDGRREALVGDNVLADITPNPFLQPPTEPGESRPRVLPAFNDSLHWLREQGHDRFLTGHREPVDAPRERIDEILDAHEQRTDEVAAIVDEGVTTPVEVMTALFGDLPATEYFSGMSEAVGHLDVLEARDRVEKRENGGVFVYERRD from the coding sequence ATGTTCACGCGTATCTCGATCCCGACGCCGTTCCAGATCGGCGCGGTCAACGCCTACATCGCCGGGCGAACCGTCGTCGATCCGGGGCCGGACAGCGAAGAGGCCTGGTCGCGGCTCCTCGAAGCGCTGGAGGCCCGCGGGCTCGCGCCGGGCGACATCGAACAGGTCCTCGTGACACACCCACACCCGGATCACTTCGGCCTCGCAAAGCGGTTCCGGACGGCGGGGGCGAACGTCCTCGCGAGCGTCGACGCGGAACCGATCATGGCCGAGTTCGCGGCTCGGCTAGAGTACGAGCAGTCATACTTCGTCGACTTCTTCGAGCGGTGTGGCACCTCACGGGAGACCGCGGAGACGGTGACACAACTCCCGGAGGCGTTTCTGGCCTACGCACAGAGCGTCGAGGCCGATCGGACGCTGGCCGCGGGCGATACCGTCACGGTCGACGACGAACCGCTGACGGTCGATACCGTCGCCGGCCACTCGGTCGGCGAGATACTCTTCTCGTACGACACCGACGGCCGGCGCGAGGCGCTGGTCGGCGACAACGTGCTCGCGGACATCACGCCCAACCCGTTCCTGCAGCCCCCCACGGAGCCAGGGGAGTCACGGCCGCGTGTGCTGCCGGCGTTCAACGACTCGCTGCACTGGCTCCGCGAGCAGGGCCACGACCGGTTTCTCACCGGCCACCGGGAACCGGTCGACGCTCCCAGAGAACGGATCGACGAGATTCTCGACGCCCACGAACAGCGGACCGACGAAGTCGCGGCGATCGTCGACGAAGGCGTGACGACGCCCGTCGAGGTGATGACGGCGCTGTTCGGCGACCTGCCGGCCACGGAGTACTTCTCGGGGATGAGCGAGGCTGTCGGCCATCTGGACGTACTGGAAGCGCGTGATCGCGTCGAGAAACGGGAGAACGGCGGCGTGTTCGTCTACGAGCGCCGCGATTAG
- a CDS encoding DUF7553 family protein produces the protein MNKHFEDARYYLKRAGETATRGVKEELEPVEERFRELTGNEKEPEPGRLDKVKTDLKDLQQRAEGDAEQAIKDAREKIGDYRQSEQSEA, from the coding sequence ATGAACAAGCACTTCGAAGACGCACGGTACTACCTCAAGCGCGCCGGCGAAACCGCGACCAGGGGCGTCAAGGAGGAGCTTGAACCGGTCGAAGAACGGTTCCGCGAGCTCACCGGCAACGAGAAAGAGCCCGAGCCCGGTCGGCTCGACAAGGTCAAAACCGACCTGAAAGACCTCCAGCAGCGAGCAGAGGGCGACGCCGAGCAGGCGATCAAGGACGCCCGCGAGAAGATCGGCGACTACCGCCAGAGCGAGCAGTCCGAAGCCTGA
- a CDS encoding DUF1028 domain-containing protein, with protein MTFSICVREHYADEDGVDQTRYGVAVTTRLAAVGTLCPFATDHGAVATQARVNVDLGRKGVAYLADGLAVEDALEALLAADEDSAVRQLHGVDSDGEFTFSGADCGEWFGHREREGVTVAGNLLTGPAVLDATIEAYAESDRSEPLSKRLVDALAAGHAEGGDKRTDLEVQSAALQVATTEDRDHEPYDEDLRVDATPTPIEDLRETRELAVESFAAAMEKYEEDDGSETQEEDGEADDT; from the coding sequence GTGACCTTCAGCATCTGTGTCCGCGAACACTACGCGGACGAGGACGGCGTCGACCAGACCCGCTACGGCGTCGCCGTCACCACGCGCCTGGCCGCTGTCGGGACGCTGTGTCCGTTCGCCACCGACCACGGCGCGGTCGCCACACAGGCCCGCGTCAACGTCGACCTCGGGCGAAAGGGCGTCGCCTACCTCGCCGACGGCCTCGCCGTCGAGGACGCCCTAGAAGCGTTGCTCGCCGCCGACGAGGACAGCGCCGTCAGACAGCTCCACGGCGTCGACAGCGACGGGGAGTTCACGTTCTCCGGTGCGGACTGTGGCGAGTGGTTCGGCCACCGCGAGCGGGAGGGGGTGACCGTCGCCGGGAACCTGCTGACCGGGCCGGCCGTCCTCGATGCGACCATCGAGGCGTACGCCGAGAGCGACCGTTCGGAGCCGCTGTCGAAGCGACTCGTCGACGCGCTCGCGGCCGGCCACGCCGAGGGCGGGGACAAGCGCACCGACCTCGAAGTCCAGTCGGCGGCGCTCCAGGTCGCCACGACCGAGGACCGCGACCACGAGCCCTACGACGAGGACCTGCGCGTCGACGCGACGCCGACCCCCATCGAGGACCTGCGGGAAACCCGCGAGTTAGCCGTCGAGAGCTTCGCCGCCGCCATGGAGAAGTACGAGGAGGACGACGGAAGCGAGACGCAGGAGGAAGACGGCGAAGCCGACGACACCTGA
- a CDS encoding DUF7405 family protein, with translation MPMQPLDDGLSRRQFCKAAVAVGGASALSACLGRFRDEPVPTGDPDTKPARQHAWREHIRHDEHGNSLLPEHQLLLYVDLDADGPPGEDARATVADALTTLDRAYEWSNDGLVFSVAYSRSYFDRFDESLPADLDLPEPRALSGFETPTFDTQDAVVHLASDNPDVVLEAEEGLTGDRATVNGEDVTARLTDVVTVDSRRTGFVGAGLPAQHQDAAGIPDGNPVPEESPLFMGFKAGFVGNQATEDYVTLDSGPFAGGTTKAVANLRQRLGDWYGEQDRREQVMEMFSPAHAENDLVEGIGDNLGANSEIDQYVDDIVDQAREYGRVGHAQKAARGNRDEDGNVKLLRRHFESTDDIGSDQKVASLHFPTLQQRISDFEAVREAMNGSDIPAETPAVRQRVNNGILEYIFVRRRGYFLVPPRRHRSLPTPRPE, from the coding sequence ATGCCCATGCAGCCGCTGGACGACGGGCTCTCGCGCCGTCAGTTCTGCAAAGCCGCGGTCGCCGTCGGTGGGGCGAGCGCGCTCTCGGCGTGTCTCGGCCGGTTTCGGGACGAGCCGGTGCCGACCGGCGATCCCGACACGAAACCCGCCCGCCAACACGCCTGGCGCGAGCACATCCGTCACGACGAGCACGGGAACTCGCTGCTGCCGGAACACCAGCTCCTCCTCTACGTCGACCTCGACGCCGACGGGCCGCCCGGCGAGGACGCGCGGGCGACCGTCGCGGACGCGCTGACGACGCTGGACCGGGCCTACGAGTGGAGCAACGATGGGCTGGTGTTCAGCGTCGCGTACTCCCGGTCGTACTTCGACCGGTTCGACGAGTCGCTCCCCGCGGATCTGGACCTCCCCGAACCGCGCGCGCTCTCGGGGTTCGAGACGCCAACCTTCGACACCCAGGACGCCGTGGTCCACCTCGCCAGCGACAACCCCGACGTAGTGCTCGAAGCCGAGGAAGGGCTGACCGGCGACCGCGCGACCGTCAACGGCGAGGATGTCACCGCCCGGCTCACCGACGTAGTGACCGTCGACTCCCGCCGGACCGGGTTCGTCGGGGCCGGCCTCCCGGCACAGCACCAGGACGCCGCGGGGATCCCCGACGGGAACCCCGTTCCCGAGGAATCGCCGCTGTTCATGGGGTTCAAGGCCGGCTTCGTCGGGAACCAGGCGACCGAGGACTACGTCACGCTGGACTCGGGGCCGTTCGCCGGCGGGACGACCAAGGCCGTCGCGAACCTCCGTCAGCGCCTGGGCGACTGGTACGGCGAACAGGACCGCCGCGAGCAGGTCATGGAGATGTTCTCGCCGGCCCACGCGGAGAACGACCTCGTCGAGGGGATCGGCGACAATCTCGGGGCCAACAGCGAGATCGACCAGTACGTCGACGACATCGTCGACCAGGCCCGGGAGTACGGCCGCGTCGGCCACGCACAGAAGGCCGCCCGCGGCAACCGCGACGAGGACGGCAACGTCAAACTCCTCCGCCGGCACTTCGAGTCGACCGACGACATCGGCTCCGACCAGAAGGTGGCGAGCCTCCACTTCCCGACCCTCCAGCAACGTATCTCCGACTTCGAGGCCGTCCGGGAGGCGATGAACGGCAGCGACATCCCGGCGGAGACTCCGGCGGTCCGCCAGCGAGTCAACAACGGCATCCTGGAGTACATCTTCGTCCGCCGGCGGGGGTACTTCCTCGTCCCGCCGCGGCGCCACCGCTCGCTCCCGACGCCGCGGCCCGAGTGA
- a CDS encoding phytoene/squalene synthase family protein — translation MSQNHTDRSSQEDIEWCYDAVHRVSRTFSLTIAELEEPMARDICVGYLLCRVADTIEDAGHVPPAVQAELLRTYSRVLDPETDTTIRTFREAVDEWIPESKNDDWRVVDNAGRVVDVFRGLDGRSPETIRGPVRELVDGMAMFVDRYAEEGGLRIQTLEELEEYCWYAAGTVGTLVTGLVSHEASDEQVEQMEANARSFALLLQLVNVAKDAATDMEEENNVYLPLELLNEQGLDHGDVGDTGHTAALVPVIEAVTERAEGYLDGAQNWLDAMPETRGNRLSAWAIPFLLAVGTIRELRDRPADVIEEGNVKITRQEVHAVCQQFVGDDDPSLAELRSKIRKRPLHEY, via the coding sequence ATGTCTCAGAACCACACTGACCGGTCGTCACAGGAAGACATCGAGTGGTGTTACGACGCCGTCCATCGGGTATCGCGAACGTTCAGTCTCACGATCGCCGAACTCGAAGAGCCGATGGCACGCGATATCTGTGTCGGATACCTCCTCTGCCGCGTCGCGGACACGATCGAGGACGCCGGTCACGTCCCCCCAGCCGTGCAGGCCGAGCTCCTCCGGACGTACAGTCGCGTCCTTGATCCCGAGACCGACACGACCATTCGGACCTTTCGGGAGGCCGTCGACGAGTGGATCCCGGAGTCGAAAAACGACGACTGGCGGGTCGTCGACAACGCCGGCCGGGTGGTCGACGTGTTCAGAGGCCTCGACGGTCGCTCGCCGGAGACGATCCGCGGGCCGGTCCGGGAACTCGTCGACGGGATGGCGATGTTCGTCGACCGCTACGCCGAGGAAGGCGGGCTCCGTATCCAGACCCTCGAAGAACTCGAAGAGTACTGCTGGTACGCCGCCGGTACCGTCGGGACGCTCGTGACGGGCCTGGTCTCACACGAAGCCAGCGACGAACAGGTCGAACAGATGGAGGCCAACGCGCGCTCTTTCGCGCTGTTGCTCCAGTTGGTCAACGTCGCCAAGGACGCCGCGACGGACATGGAGGAAGAGAACAACGTCTACCTCCCGCTGGAACTGCTGAACGAACAGGGCCTCGACCACGGTGATGTCGGCGACACGGGTCACACCGCCGCGCTGGTCCCGGTCATCGAAGCCGTCACCGAACGCGCCGAGGGATACCTCGACGGCGCCCAGAACTGGCTCGACGCCATGCCCGAGACGCGGGGGAACCGCCTCTCCGCGTGGGCGATCCCGTTCTTGCTGGCCGTCGGGACGATCCGTGAACTCCGTGACCGACCGGCGGACGTGATCGAGGAGGGCAACGTCAAGATCACCCGCCAGGAAGTCCACGCTGTCTGTCAGCAGTTCGTCGGCGACGACGACCCCTCGCTGGCCGAGTTGCGGTCCAAGATCCGCAAGCGACCACTCCACGAATACTGA